The proteins below come from a single Nitrosospira sp. Is2 genomic window:
- a CDS encoding sensor histidine kinase yields MSGNENSPADAGVAVAEGHGGAGQVLHERLKEITCLYEIRRGMGLELSVDDVCEHIFKHLIPAMQFPEIASAVIELDGNRFTSQNHRQGLTNALQSKIRVNSKVCGQLQVFYPADKPFLVPEEQRLIDAVASDLEMWLERKEIDEALRERLKEITCLYEIRRGLGQELSIDRACGQIFEHLLPAMQFPELASGVIELGGRRFVSANHSERRTHELRSEISANNKVFGQLRVFYPDDKPFLVPEEQRLIDAVASDLQRWLERKLLEQTLVSIAEEHQRTLGQELHDNLGQQIAAIGYQAKALEKKITASGSSSDVATVAASIAAQAQTAVMQCKQLAQGLLPFELETKGLTAALHAFASQIAATYKISCDFSCKNEVVITDNNLALNLYRIAQEAVNNAIRHGGAQHLIILLESDDGMLRLSICDDGRGFAGTSTRSGPTPGMGIKIMKYRARQLGAALQFLRRPEGGAEVRLEMRTV; encoded by the coding sequence ATGAGCGGCAATGAAAATAGCCCCGCGGATGCGGGCGTTGCCGTGGCGGAAGGCCATGGAGGCGCAGGACAAGTGTTGCACGAGCGTTTGAAGGAAATTACCTGCCTGTATGAGATTCGCCGGGGGATGGGATTGGAATTGTCCGTGGATGACGTTTGCGAGCATATTTTCAAGCATCTCATACCCGCCATGCAGTTCCCGGAAATTGCCAGCGCCGTGATCGAGCTCGACGGCAACCGGTTCACGTCGCAGAATCACCGCCAGGGATTGACGAACGCGCTGCAATCGAAGATCAGGGTCAATAGCAAGGTCTGCGGACAGTTGCAGGTATTCTATCCGGCGGACAAGCCATTCCTGGTGCCGGAAGAGCAGCGGTTGATCGACGCGGTCGCGAGCGATCTGGAGATGTGGCTGGAACGAAAGGAGATTGACGAGGCCCTGCGCGAGCGTCTCAAGGAAATCACCTGTCTTTATGAGATTCGCCGCGGCCTGGGGCAGGAGCTCTCAATTGACCGGGCCTGCGGGCAGATTTTCGAGCACCTGCTGCCCGCGATGCAATTTCCGGAACTTGCCTCTGGCGTGATCGAACTGGGCGGCAGGCGGTTTGTATCCGCGAACCACAGCGAGCGGCGCACGCACGAGCTGCGGTCCGAGATCAGCGCCAACAACAAGGTATTCGGCCAATTGCGCGTGTTTTATCCGGACGACAAACCATTTCTGGTGCCTGAAGAGCAGAGACTGATCGATGCGGTCGCCAGCGACCTGCAGCGGTGGCTTGAACGCAAGCTGCTGGAGCAGACGCTTGTTTCGATAGCGGAAGAACACCAGCGTACGCTTGGACAGGAGTTGCACGACAACCTTGGACAGCAGATCGCGGCCATTGGATACCAGGCGAAGGCCCTCGAGAAAAAGATAACCGCGTCGGGCAGCAGCAGCGATGTTGCCACCGTCGCCGCGTCCATCGCGGCCCAGGCTCAGACGGCCGTGATGCAGTGCAAGCAGCTTGCCCAGGGTTTGCTTCCGTTTGAACTTGAAACCAAGGGCTTGACGGCCGCTTTGCATGCGTTTGCGTCCCAAATAGCCGCCACATACAAGATCAGTTGTGATTTTTCGTGTAAAAACGAGGTTGTCATCACCGATAACAATCTCGCGCTCAATCTTTACCGGATCGCCCAGGAAGCGGTCAACAACGCCATACGCCACGGTGGCGCGCAACATCTGATCATCTTGCTGGAGTCGGACGATGGCATGCTCCGCCTCTCCATCTGCGACGATGGCCGCGGATTTGCCGGCACCAGCACGAGATCCGGACCCACGCCCGGGATGGGCATCAAGATCATGAAATATCGCGCCAGGCAACTCGGTGCCGCCCTGCAATTCCTGAGGCGCCCCGAGGGCGGCGCCGAAGTGCGGCTTGAAATGCGGACGGTTTGA
- a CDS encoding NAD(P)-dependent alcohol dehydrogenase, which translates to MTMTNKAVYVQPGGGFDRVTFGSSDPSPPKANEMTVRIRASSLNYHDYAVVSGMWGPKVPRIPMSDGAGEVVAVGEGVTEFAPGDHVVSTFFPTWLDGESEIGDFHTVPGDGIDGYAREQVTMPATAFTRAPKGYSHAEAATLTCAGLTAWRALMVDGGLKPGETVLVQGTGGVSVFALQFAKAAGATVVATSSSDEKLDRLKGLGADYLINYRKDENWGESARRLTGGRGVDHVIEVGGPSSLAQSLVAARIAGHIAVIGILSGVTATLPLHTVLTRQLRLQGLVVGNRRWQMDMSRAIEATGLRPVIDRHFPLEQIVEAFRYQESKRHFGKICLDI; encoded by the coding sequence ATGACTATGACCAACAAGGCGGTTTATGTACAGCCGGGTGGCGGGTTTGACCGCGTCACGTTCGGCAGCAGCGATCCGTCTCCGCCCAAAGCGAATGAGATGACGGTGAGAATACGCGCAAGCTCGCTCAACTACCATGATTATGCGGTGGTGAGCGGAATGTGGGGACCGAAGGTGCCGCGCATCCCGATGTCGGATGGGGCGGGAGAGGTCGTCGCGGTTGGCGAGGGCGTGACTGAGTTCGCGCCTGGGGATCATGTCGTCAGCACGTTCTTTCCCACCTGGCTGGATGGCGAATCAGAGATCGGCGATTTCCACACCGTTCCTGGCGACGGAATCGACGGCTACGCGCGCGAGCAGGTAACCATGCCGGCGACTGCATTCACGCGCGCTCCGAAGGGCTATAGCCACGCGGAAGCGGCGACGCTCACCTGCGCCGGGTTGACGGCCTGGCGGGCGTTAATGGTGGATGGAGGCCTGAAACCCGGCGAAACCGTGCTTGTCCAGGGAACCGGCGGCGTTTCGGTATTCGCCCTGCAGTTCGCCAAGGCAGCCGGTGCGACGGTCGTCGCCACCTCATCCAGCGATGAAAAACTCGACCGGTTAAAAGGGCTGGGCGCGGATTACCTGATCAATTACCGCAAGGATGAAAACTGGGGAGAATCGGCGCGCCGCCTGACTGGCGGCCGGGGGGTCGATCACGTCATCGAGGTAGGGGGACCGTCATCATTGGCGCAGTCGCTGGTGGCGGCCCGTATCGCCGGTCATATTGCCGTTATCGGCATTCTTTCAGGCGTGACGGCAACGCTGCCGTTGCACACGGTTCTTACGCGCCAGTTGCGCCTGCAAGGCCTGGTAGTTGGCAACCGGCGCTGGCAAATGGACATGAGCCGGGCAATCGAGGCGACTGGATTACGCCCTGTCATCGACCGGCATTTTCCCCTGGAACAGATCGTCGAGGCTTTTCGCTATCAGGAGAGCAAACGCCATTTCGGCAAGATATGTCTTGATATTTGA
- a CDS encoding NADH:flavin oxidoreductase/NADH oxidase produces the protein MSQYDENRDGTHENRLPVDETDNAAVALAELRNARDVASGGIAGGSPSENIIHPQCHSRHDREIPEVDLLSPLTIRSINFRNRIAMSPMCMYSSEDGFANDFHLVHLGSRAIGGVALVMVEATAVTAEGRISPADMGIWKDEHIEPLARIARFVAAHGAVPGIQLAHAGRKASCDSPWNGGSSLKTPEEGGWQVLGPSPLPFDAGDPVPKPMSAADIAHCISAWEAAARRALAAGFKVIELHAAHGYLMHEFLSPISNNRTDEYGGSLENRMRLLLATATRLRDVIPQELPLFVRISATDWADGGWDIAQSIVLCQKLKTLGVDLIDVSSGGTTPDAKIPVARGYQIPFAARIRDEAEIRTGGVGLIADPQFADEIITSAKADLVFVGRELLREPYWAIKAQHAVEVEPSWPTQYGYAVRRRAK, from the coding sequence ATGTCCCAATACGACGAAAACAGAGATGGCACACACGAAAATCGGCTACCTGTAGATGAGACGGACAACGCAGCTGTTGCACTGGCCGAGCTGCGCAACGCAAGGGATGTCGCTTCCGGCGGTATAGCCGGTGGAAGCCCCTCCGAAAACATTATCCACCCCCAATGCCATAGCAGGCATGACCGCGAAATTCCGGAAGTCGATCTGTTGTCCCCGCTAACCATTCGGAGCATCAACTTCCGCAACCGGATAGCGATGTCGCCCATGTGCATGTACTCTTCCGAGGACGGTTTTGCCAATGATTTTCACCTCGTTCACCTGGGTAGCCGGGCCATTGGCGGCGTGGCGCTGGTGATGGTCGAAGCCACCGCGGTCACCGCCGAGGGACGTATCTCCCCGGCTGACATGGGAATCTGGAAAGATGAGCATATCGAGCCGTTGGCCCGTATCGCCCGGTTCGTCGCGGCGCACGGCGCAGTCCCTGGCATCCAGCTCGCTCATGCCGGCCGCAAGGCAAGTTGCGATAGTCCATGGAACGGCGGCAGCAGCCTGAAAACCCCTGAGGAGGGCGGCTGGCAGGTGTTGGGGCCCAGTCCCCTGCCGTTCGACGCCGGCGACCCCGTTCCAAAACCCATGTCCGCGGCGGACATCGCACATTGCATCAGTGCCTGGGAAGCAGCCGCGCGCCGCGCGCTGGCCGCCGGGTTCAAGGTCATCGAGCTCCACGCCGCGCACGGATACCTGATGCACGAGTTTCTCTCGCCTATAAGCAACAACCGCACTGATGAATATGGCGGCAGCCTCGAGAACCGCATGCGGCTACTGCTGGCGACCGCCACGCGACTGCGCGACGTCATCCCGCAGGAGCTGCCGTTGTTCGTGCGCATCTCGGCAACCGACTGGGCCGATGGCGGCTGGGATATCGCACAGTCCATCGTGCTTTGCCAAAAACTCAAGACGCTCGGCGTGGATTTGATCGACGTTTCCTCTGGGGGAACCACACCGGACGCGAAGATCCCCGTAGCCCGAGGCTACCAGATCCCGTTTGCAGCGCGTATACGCGATGAAGCGGAGATCCGCACGGGCGGCGTGGGCCTGATTGCCGACCCGCAATTCGCCGATGAAATCATCACCAGCGCGAAGGCCGATCTCGTTTTCGTCGGGCGGGAACTGCTGCGGGAACCGTACTGGGCCATCAAGGCGCAACACGCGGTGGAAGTGGAGCCCTCCTGGCCTACCCAGTATGGCTATGCAGTCAGGCGCCGGGCAAAATAG
- a CDS encoding tetratricopeptide repeat-containing protein, which translates to MKTLPLAFILPLVLAFAHPAYAQENKWKAISEEAISLYKKGDYERAVAAVKKSLALAEKTVGTDHPDTATSLNNLAELYRDHNRYAEAEPLYKRALAIREKYFGPNHALVATTLNGHAELYRSAGRNTDAELLYKRALTIREMALRPEHPDVGQTLNNLAELYCIQGKYASARPLYERSLAIREKALGADDPSLATGLNNMGLIYHAENRFAQAEPLYKRALALYEKKLAPDHPNLGTSLNNLAAVYHNQGKHAEAELLYRRALMIREKTLGAGHPDLASDLSNLAEVSYHQGKYALAEPFYKRALAIREKTLGPDHPEVGRDLSTLGEVHRALGQYAEAEPFYQRALAIFEKAEKAAEPYQLNMATSLNNLGMIYYARGQYAEAEPYYKRALAIFEKAHGPNHPTVQISWKNLTKLYDATGRSSGEASHRVAGFRQ; encoded by the coding sequence ATGAAAACACTCCCGCTCGCTTTTATATTGCCTCTGGTGCTCGCCTTCGCGCACCCTGCTTATGCGCAGGAGAATAAGTGGAAGGCCATCAGCGAAGAGGCGATATCGCTTTATAAAAAGGGCGACTACGAGCGCGCTGTAGCGGCAGTGAAGAAGTCGCTCGCGCTCGCGGAAAAAACAGTTGGAACCGACCATCCCGATACCGCGACCAGCCTGAACAATCTGGCCGAACTCTATCGTGACCACAACCGATATGCTGAGGCGGAGCCGCTGTACAAACGCGCCCTGGCGATCCGGGAAAAATACTTCGGCCCCAACCATGCCCTTGTGGCGACCACCCTCAACGGGCACGCGGAACTTTACCGCTCTGCCGGCAGAAACACGGACGCGGAGCTGCTCTACAAGCGCGCGCTGACGATCAGGGAGATGGCCCTGCGCCCCGAACATCCCGATGTGGGCCAGACCCTCAACAACCTGGCGGAACTCTATTGCATCCAGGGGAAGTATGCATCAGCCAGGCCCCTCTACGAGCGCTCCCTGGCTATTCGTGAAAAGGCCCTCGGCGCGGACGATCCAAGCCTTGCGACCGGCCTGAACAACATGGGCTTGATCTACCATGCCGAAAATAGATTTGCGCAGGCCGAACCGCTCTACAAGCGTGCCCTCGCGCTCTATGAGAAAAAACTCGCTCCCGATCATCCCAACCTGGGAACAAGCCTGAACAACCTTGCGGCGGTCTATCACAATCAGGGCAAACATGCTGAAGCGGAACTGCTCTACAGACGCGCTCTCATGATCCGGGAGAAAACGCTCGGCGCGGGCCACCCCGATCTGGCGAGCGATCTGAGCAACCTGGCCGAAGTCTCTTACCATCAGGGCAAATATGCCCTGGCAGAGCCGTTCTACAAGCGCGCGCTGGCGATAAGGGAGAAAACACTGGGTCCGGATCATCCCGAAGTGGGCAGGGACTTGAGCACCCTGGGAGAAGTCCATCGCGCACTGGGTCAGTATGCGGAAGCTGAGCCGTTCTACCAACGCGCGCTGGCTATCTTTGAAAAGGCCGAAAAAGCCGCGGAGCCGTATCAGCTCAACATGGCCACCAGCCTCAACAACCTGGGCATGATCTATTACGCCAGGGGCCAGTATGCGGAAGCCGAACCTTACTACAAGCGCGCGCTGGCAATCTTCGAAAAAGCGCATGGCCCCAACCACCCAACCGTACAAATCAGCTGGAAAAACCTCACAAAGCTGTACGATGCAACCGGTCGCTCCAGTGGGGAGGCAAGCCACCGGGTGGCGGGCTTCCGGCAGTAA
- a CDS encoding class I SAM-dependent methyltransferase gives MHPKEIGQSYDAIAHIWREDRIQSNGIPQLERAIRFARNRRFALDIGCGCSGRFIDVLGKHGFHVEGIDVSQKMIALARQSHPDISFHDADICEWNLPRKSDFVVAWDSIWHIPLDRQEPVLRKISEGLAPGGVFMFTTGGLDNAEEKWDSCMGPPVYYSALGIPETLELLKRFGCVCRHLEYDQYPEQHLYIIAQKA, from the coding sequence ATGCATCCCAAGGAGATTGGTCAGAGTTACGATGCTATTGCCCATATCTGGCGAGAGGATCGTATTCAATCGAACGGCATACCTCAGCTGGAGCGGGCGATCCGGTTTGCCAGGAATCGCCGCTTTGCCCTGGATATTGGCTGCGGGTGCAGCGGCCGCTTCATCGATGTGCTAGGCAAGCACGGGTTTCACGTTGAAGGCATTGACGTTTCTCAAAAAATGATTGCTTTGGCCAGACAAAGTCATCCGGATATATCGTTTCACGATGCCGATATATGCGAGTGGAATCTTCCGCGAAAATCTGATTTTGTCGTTGCCTGGGACAGCATCTGGCATATTCCGCTTGACCGGCAGGAGCCTGTCTTGCGGAAGATTTCCGAGGGCCTGGCGCCGGGGGGAGTGTTCATGTTCACGACGGGCGGGCTGGACAACGCAGAAGAAAAATGGGATTCATGCATGGGCCCGCCGGTGTATTACAGCGCACTGGGCATCCCGGAGACACTTGAGCTGTTAAAGCGCTTCGGATGCGTCTGCCGGCATCTGGAGTATGACCAATATCCCGAGCAGCATCTGTATATCATTGCGCAAAAGGCTTAG
- a CDS encoding four-helix bundle copper-binding protein codes for MTHATDPQMQAGIDTCTKCHQTCLHEAMNHCLEAGGEHVAPDHFRLMINCAEMCQTSANFMLSGSALSRRVCGVCAEICDACAESCEKIEGMEECARVCRECAESCRRMAGSGANASAGAQERVPADDL; via the coding sequence ATGACTCATGCTACCGATCCCCAAATGCAAGCGGGCATCGATACCTGCACCAAGTGTCACCAGACCTGCCTGCACGAAGCGATGAACCACTGCCTGGAGGCAGGCGGCGAGCATGTCGCGCCTGACCATTTTCGCCTCATGATCAACTGCGCGGAGATGTGCCAGACTTCCGCGAACTTCATGCTGAGCGGTTCCGCTTTATCCAGAAGGGTCTGCGGCGTCTGCGCGGAAATCTGCGATGCCTGTGCTGAGAGCTGCGAGAAGATAGAGGGGATGGAAGAATGCGCCCGGGTCTGCCGGGAATGCGCCGAGAGCTGCCGGCGGATGGCCGGCTCTGGAGCCAACGCGAGCGCTGGGGCTCAGGAGCGCGTTCCTGCGGATGACTTGTAG
- a CDS encoding tetratricopeptide repeat protein yields the protein MNLFGNLKKTILSFGLGLALVFALLFYEEDRLKKLFQIAKPDHLSVLYLRLLLNIKPDDAGLRTELARQHINLGELREARNALEPLQLAGRIPELSVRLLVLELDFYDYSSVGDDGPDRKTKLANLKNSIIEISKTALPLSLLPSFIKLSLELEQTAVVADLYYRWSAVIPHSSERMEKLKESARWYMAAEMPRKAAEIYDKGYKLAENKTEAREFSFLTLKALQAAGDRKLALEHFRNYQQLFPEDPELLDEAISINLADNNPRQAYEVGVLRLSLDPDNPEQIRKQVDRALGVGELQPALALAQRLVEIAPADGNAHEKLGTIAEWALMPEVALKEWLWLAKNRKDDAAITNALRLSKGLHFVDTSLDLLLQLSNTRKLAPEELNSLLFAYSEAGTYSDHVDFLKSYLKRYPDNSQAWEALAKTQEDAGRLSEAMETWELIGANFNRRPEATAHQAKLTWKNGQSEKALSMLLSHKDDMTAKETHFWEILGELSWELKQPEHSLSAYSVMWKSGNANVVVAERLIQLTRDMGRPEDAIAIGEEAYLRFDQSRWLLLAMDAANQAGSSAQLKRLLKTARSKESQFLDSEMYWLMQAQLQTHESRTDAAIQHYQQALNVNPASTTAKEGILWNLIAQNDKRALRSHVKAWRPDASKNQALWGVYGLALVKVGQHKEALPWFERKSRISPDDYLWLLTYADVLGRAGRADAAWRLRKYVLFNIRSRLKQIKEGSISKFKDLLRPEYMALVRDMEGANADISILKQFLDKGYDDPGVQELLVASYLTQENYTAARYWLLQEHIARQETPAWQRLALALAENDRVVAERILENDNDQLTDFNRMETLKRLDKNEEALALTYKLLASHKEPTTVQTYLFNVRDDLIVKTSKQVAGGIEYKTLGDINFVESRVRLNVPYGRGLLATELKHNLLDSSNPGITLPARNELDIMTEFKHPLREGLFQVNLGGNLRDVDSLVYGAARVSQDVTNRLKASLRLGVNEMSHETGALRALGKKDTILLGVSAQLSQQTFFNVDIDGHRYASRDGGSLGKGYKLQMILGHSLLRGIQDWQIRLQGSWENNQLAATLPSDLSGLLSPSLSNVQTLIPKKFALMGIGTSFRYGPSDQGVLRRPFILADAWVGGVWPANDLGYNGRLSMGTSLFGPDILSAGAFYSNVQGGRTDQAFAGVGVQYSFRF from the coding sequence ATGAATTTGTTCGGCAATTTAAAAAAAACAATACTTTCTTTTGGTTTGGGACTGGCTCTTGTTTTTGCTCTCCTGTTTTATGAAGAGGATAGACTAAAGAAATTATTCCAGATAGCAAAGCCGGACCATCTCTCGGTGCTGTATTTAAGGCTCCTCTTGAATATCAAGCCCGATGACGCAGGTTTACGTACTGAACTTGCTCGACAGCATATAAACCTCGGGGAATTGCGCGAGGCCCGGAATGCTCTGGAACCACTACAGCTTGCAGGCCGCATTCCGGAATTAAGCGTCAGGCTATTAGTATTGGAACTCGACTTCTACGATTATTCATCAGTTGGCGACGACGGCCCGGATCGGAAAACAAAGTTGGCTAATCTTAAAAACAGCATTATCGAAATCAGTAAAACGGCGCTTCCACTATCCTTGTTACCAAGTTTCATTAAACTCAGCCTTGAGCTCGAACAGACTGCTGTGGTTGCAGATCTATATTATCGATGGTCCGCGGTTATTCCCCATTCTTCCGAGCGCATGGAGAAATTGAAAGAATCGGCACGATGGTACATGGCAGCGGAGATGCCGCGTAAAGCAGCGGAGATATATGACAAAGGTTATAAACTGGCCGAGAACAAAACTGAAGCTCGCGAATTCTCATTTCTAACCCTTAAGGCACTGCAAGCAGCGGGCGACAGGAAGCTTGCTCTCGAACATTTCCGTAATTATCAGCAGCTCTTCCCGGAAGATCCCGAACTGCTTGATGAGGCCATCAGTATTAATTTGGCGGACAATAACCCAAGGCAGGCATATGAAGTCGGGGTTTTGCGCTTGTCACTTGATCCGGACAATCCTGAACAAATCAGAAAGCAGGTCGATCGTGCGCTTGGGGTTGGTGAACTTCAGCCGGCTCTGGCGTTAGCCCAGCGTCTGGTGGAAATTGCTCCGGCAGACGGAAACGCTCATGAAAAGCTGGGAACGATCGCAGAATGGGCTTTAATGCCAGAGGTCGCGTTGAAGGAATGGCTATGGCTGGCGAAAAATAGAAAGGATGATGCCGCAATCACGAATGCGCTGCGACTATCAAAAGGGCTGCATTTTGTCGATACTTCCCTGGACCTGCTGCTACAGCTATCAAATACGAGGAAGTTAGCGCCCGAGGAGTTGAACAGTTTGTTGTTTGCATACAGCGAGGCAGGTACTTATTCAGATCATGTTGATTTTCTGAAATCATATTTGAAGCGCTATCCCGATAATTCACAAGCATGGGAAGCGCTGGCTAAAACACAGGAAGATGCCGGACGACTATCCGAGGCAATGGAAACCTGGGAACTCATTGGCGCTAATTTCAATCGTCGGCCAGAGGCTACGGCCCATCAAGCGAAATTAACCTGGAAAAATGGCCAGTCCGAGAAGGCGCTTTCCATGCTGCTGTCTCACAAGGATGATATGACAGCAAAAGAAACCCATTTCTGGGAGATTCTGGGTGAGCTTTCCTGGGAACTGAAACAACCCGAACATTCGTTATCGGCTTATAGCGTAATGTGGAAATCAGGGAACGCGAACGTCGTTGTAGCGGAACGCTTGATTCAGTTGACGCGTGATATGGGTAGGCCGGAAGACGCCATTGCCATCGGCGAGGAAGCCTATCTTCGTTTCGACCAGTCTCGCTGGCTGCTGCTCGCGATGGATGCGGCCAACCAGGCCGGCTCTTCAGCTCAACTGAAGCGGCTTTTAAAAACGGCAAGGAGCAAAGAGTCGCAATTTCTGGATTCCGAAATGTACTGGCTGATGCAGGCTCAGTTGCAAACTCACGAGAGCAGGACTGATGCAGCTATACAACATTATCAGCAGGCTTTAAATGTTAACCCTGCATCGACCACTGCCAAAGAAGGAATCTTGTGGAACCTCATTGCACAGAATGACAAGCGGGCACTGCGGTCCCATGTTAAAGCGTGGCGGCCGGATGCCTCAAAAAACCAGGCATTATGGGGCGTTTACGGACTGGCATTGGTCAAGGTTGGTCAGCACAAAGAAGCATTGCCGTGGTTTGAGCGTAAATCGCGGATCAGTCCCGACGATTATCTCTGGCTGCTTACTTATGCCGATGTCTTAGGCAGGGCAGGACGCGCGGATGCGGCCTGGCGGTTGCGTAAATATGTCCTGTTCAACATAAGATCCCGCCTTAAGCAAATTAAAGAGGGGTCAATAAGCAAATTCAAGGACTTATTGCGACCTGAATATATGGCTTTAGTTCGTGATATGGAGGGAGCAAACGCCGACATATCCATATTAAAGCAATTTCTTGACAAGGGATACGATGACCCGGGGGTTCAGGAACTGCTCGTGGCGTCATATCTGACGCAGGAGAATTATACCGCAGCTCGTTACTGGCTTCTGCAGGAACATATTGCGCGACAGGAAACGCCCGCCTGGCAGCGCCTTGCATTAGCCCTGGCGGAAAATGACCGCGTTGTTGCCGAACGTATTCTTGAAAATGACAATGACCAACTTACCGATTTCAACAGGATGGAGACGCTCAAGCGTCTCGACAAAAACGAAGAAGCGCTGGCATTAACCTATAAGCTTCTCGCGTCCCATAAAGAGCCCACCACGGTGCAAACATACCTGTTCAATGTCAGAGATGATCTAATAGTAAAAACAAGCAAGCAGGTGGCGGGCGGCATCGAGTATAAAACGTTGGGCGATATAAACTTTGTCGAAAGCCGGGTGCGTTTGAACGTGCCTTATGGACGCGGCTTACTGGCCACTGAACTGAAGCATAACCTGCTCGATTCTTCGAATCCCGGGATTACTCTTCCGGCAAGGAACGAACTGGACATCATGACGGAATTTAAACATCCTCTGCGGGAAGGACTGTTTCAGGTGAATCTGGGAGGTAATCTTCGGGACGTCGATTCCCTCGTTTATGGAGCGGCAAGAGTCAGCCAGGATGTGACCAATCGATTGAAAGCGAGCCTGCGGCTTGGTGTGAATGAAATGAGCCATGAAACAGGGGCGTTACGGGCGCTAGGGAAAAAAGATACGATCTTATTGGGCGTATCCGCTCAACTGTCACAACAAACCTTTTTCAATGTGGATATTGATGGTCATCGTTATGCAAGCCGAGATGGAGGCAGCTTGGGGAAGGGTTATAAGCTTCAAATGATCCTTGGGCATTCCCTGCTGAGGGGCATCCAGGATTGGCAGATCAGACTCCAGGGCTCATGGGAAAACAATCAGCTTGCAGCGACACTCCCGTCCGACCTGAGTGGATTATTGAGCCCTTCCTTATCAAACGTTCAAACGCTCATCCCAAAGAAATTCGCACTTATGGGGATAGGCACGTCTTTTCGTTATGGACCATCGGATCAAGGGGTGCTGAGGCGTCCGTTTATCCTTGCGGATGCATGGGTGGGCGGGGTATGGCCTGCGAACGATTTGGGGTACAACGGACGGCTTTCGATGGGAACGTCGCTATTCGGTCCCGATATCCTGAGCGCAGGCGCATTCTACAGCAACGTACAGGGCGGCAGAACTGACCAGGCTTTTGCAGGAGTAGGCGTACAGTACTCGTTTCGTTTCTGA